Proteins encoded together in one Impatiens glandulifera chromosome 1, dImpGla2.1, whole genome shotgun sequence window:
- the LOC124936728 gene encoding protein FAR1-RELATED SEQUENCE 6-like yields the protein MTHETNDNSSGLQLLCDSSTSKSVNIPQLGMLFSSEEEVRAFYQSYAQNLGFGIKKQSSKKGEDGQLKYLCFGCAKEGKLVSKGNNAYNSRLSSRTNCKAKINIIVKNDGFFQITSMQLEHNHALSSTKSRHFRCYKVLDSQTKRKLELNDQAGITLSKSFKSFVVEAGGFENLSFYERKCQNYVVEARRLRLGNGDTEAINNYFCRMQSRNENFFYMIDVDDIGRIKNIFWADGRCRAAYEYFYDVTFDTTYLTNYYDMPFAPFVGVNHHGESVLLGCGLISKEDSETFIWLFKTWLTCMGGRAPQGIITDQCKAMEIAIGEVFPDSHHRLCLWHITKKIPFKFSSYANYKLIKKNLKNIVYNSLIAEECDSKWKKFIDEFNLEENDWLNSLYKIHHKWLPAFVKDKFWAGMSTSQRSETNKAEALEPPEPNAYKFILEPPPFLRRSNNTLIELKI from the exons ATGACACATGAAACAAATGACAATTCAAGTGGTTTGCAATTGTTGTGTGATTCGTCAACCTCCAAAAGCGTTAATATACCACAATTGGGAATGCTTTTTTCATCCGAAGAAGAAGTTCGTGCTTTTTATCAGTCATATGCCCAAAATCTTGGTTTTGGTATTAAAAAGCAGAGTTCCAAAAAAGGAGAAGACGGACAGCTAAAGTATTTATGTTTTGGATGCGCCAAAGAAggtaagcttgtttctaaaggaAATAATGCTTATAATAGTAGACTTTCTAGTAGAACGAATTGCAAAGCAAAGATTAATATTATAGTTAAGAACGATGGATTTTTTCAAATTACAAGTATGCAACTTGAACATAATCATGCATTAAGTTCAACAAAGTCACGACATTTCAGATGTTATAAAGTGTTAGATTCTCAAACAAAGAGAAAATTAGAGTTGAATGATCAAGCTGGAATTACTTTGAGTAAAAGTTTTAAATCATTTGTTGTTGAAGCTGGTGGTTTTGAAAATTTGTCGTTTTATGAGAGAAAATGCCAAAACTATGTGGTTGAGGCACGACGACTAAGACTTGGGAATGGTGATACAGAAGCTATAAATAATTACTTTTGCCGTATGCAAAGTAGAAatgaaaatttcttttatatgatTGATGTAGATGACATTGGtcgtataaaaaatatattttgggcTGATGGAAGATGTAGAGCTGCGTATGAGTATTTTTATGATGTTACATTTGATACTACttatttgactaattattatgATATGCCATTTGCTCCGTTTGTTGGAGTAAATCATCATGGTGAGTCTGTGTTGCTTGGTTGTGGTTTGATTTCTAAAGAAGATTCTGAAacttttatttggttatttaaaaCCTGGTTGACATGCATGGGAGGCCGAGCTCCACAAGGTATTATTACTGATCAATGCAAAGCCATGGAAATTGCAATTGGTGAAGTATTTCCAGATTCTCATCATCGCTTATGTCTTTGGCATATCACAAAAAAGATTCCATTCAAATTTAGTAGTTATGCTAATTATAAGCTCATAAAGAAGAACTTGAAAAATATTGTGTATAATTCATTGATAGCTGAAGAATGTGATAGTAAGTGGAAGAAATTTATTGATGAATTTAATTTGGAGGAAAATGATTGGTTGAATTCTTTGTATAAGATTCATCATAAGTGGTTGCCTGCGTTTGTGAAAGATAAATTTTGGGCTGGGATGTCAACTAGTCAAAGAAGTGAAA CGAATAAGGCGGAAGCTCTAGAACCTCCAGAACCTAATGCGTATAAGTTTATTCTAGAGCCACCTCCCTTTCTCCGTCGCAG
- the LOC124936739 gene encoding uncharacterized protein LOC124936739: MKTTSHDFWANSRPDGPSSFSGPQCSWGPSNVMNVKRGNGYSSRSSDPNVGPRPGTSYDPFKQIRSPMASILEAQTCVVLPTEPFIPVANVVRIMQRVVQTHGKIVDDMKEIVQHCVSEFIGVINVEANMHCQSESRRKITADDIM; this comes from the exons ATGAAGACGACCAGTCATGACTTTTGGGCCAATTCCAGACCCGATGGGCCATCTAGTTTTTCAGGCCCACAATGCAGTTGGGGACCGTCGAATGTGATGAATGTCAAAAGAGGAAACGGCTATTCTTCTCGCTCAAGTGACCCTAATGTTGGACCTCGACCTGGAACTAGTTATGATCCATTCAAGCAAATTAGAAGTCCGATGGCTTCAATTTTGGAAGCACAAA CTTGTGTGGTGCTACCAACGGAGCCATTCATACCCGTGGCGAATGTTGTGAGGATCATGCAGCGTGTGGTACAGACACATGGCAAGATCGTTGATGATATGAAGGAGATTGTTCAACATTGTGTCTCGGAATTCATTGGTGTGATCAATGTCGAAGCTAACATGCATTGTCAGAGCGAGAGTCGTAGAAAGATTACCGCCGATGACATTATGTGA